The region GATTCATTGTTCAATAACTGACTCGCCTGGTTTGGATTTTGGGCTTTGGGATCTGTGAGGAGAGCCGTCCTTGGACGAGGAGTCCCAGTGGGACAGAACAACAAGGTCCCGTTTCTCTATCGGAGATGACCTGGGGGAGGACCAACAGACCACTTAGTCCACATTTCTACCCCGATGACATGAACATTTTACATCAAGTTCATTATTCCATTATATTTAAAACACCCTGCCAAGtcaacaatttaaaataattacgTTTGCTTTGCAGGCATACCAAAAATCATAAAGCCATGCTTCACATAACGGTACTTACAAAACCACGGATTGTCCATGCTCCTTTTAGTCCTACTTTTGTATCAATTGTACTCAATGTGTGCGCTCCAATTAGTTTGCGGTAGCTAGACCGGGCAAATCTGGATGAGAACTTTATCAAATCACATCTTCCATTATTCCTCCCTCAGAGGTACAAGATGATAACCAGGGCAGTTAATCCACCGTTTTCAGCCATCCAAAGCATTTCAGCAGATGTAAGACGTTGATGAGTTGAGACATTTAGGGATGGAAAGCAAGGGGGGTCATCAGGTCCAGGTAGCTGGGCTGGTCATCTTGATGGCGTTAACGTCCAGTGACTTTATAGACGATTTACTGATCACAAGTCCAGGCCTTGATTTGACTGAAGACTCTGTGGTTCCCACAATCGACATTCCCTTTAGAACTTTTCAAACATTTGGGCTTTCGACATCAACTTAAGAGAAGGCAGACATTTAATGTATAAAAGGAGGGGGCCCGTTTGTGCTCTTCCAGTGGCATTTCCAGGTTCCAGGAGAATAAAGGGCTGATGTGGAAAGGCTGATGTCTAAACTTCATTTGATGGACTGATCCAGGTTGGGGTGACCTGCTCACAAGCGTTCACAAGAGAAGCTCAGACTTCAACTCTTCTCATTGATCTTTGGGGTTCCACTTTGATCCTTTAATGATCTGTGTCTTCTCAGCAAGACCACAGTTGTCTCATTCATTTCAAATGGCTGCTGTGTGGTTGCCGTGGAAATTGGTGACACATGCCCGTTGCTCATTCCAGAGTTTTCCGAATGCCTCATCGTAGTCCTTCATGCCAGCTGCAGCTACTGCTTAATACATGCATCCTTGTCTGGATACACTGGAGTGGAAGTCAAGACTCTGGATCacatgaggaaaaacagctCTTCCCGGGAGCTTTTGCAGTTCGTGCCCCACTTACTCAATCGGGTCAATGCAAACATGCAATTGTCACTTGCGATAAAAGGTTAAGAGCGGCAGGATGCATGGCGGAGGACGTGCATGTAAAACAGCATGGCATGAAAAAACTGCGCGCTTTCCAAAGGGCCGACGCTGCGCAGAATTCTAAATTCAATCAACCTTTAAAAAGTAGCACGATTCTAAACTGTTAATTTGCTGCACATGATCGTGCAAGATCCAAAAATGAATGAGAAAGAGGCCGTGTGTATTGGACTCATCCAATTCCAAGGGCAGCAAATTTGTTCTTCAGGGGGGAAAGAATCCTCTAGGAGCGGTTCGTTGCTTTCGTTCTCGTTATATCATCCAACATCCTATCAGCAATAGCTTTAAGTGACGACATTTGTGGTTGCTGTGAGCTCAGCGGAGATTCATCAAACTGGGATGTTCACCAGAAGCAATTCCTCCGAAAATTCGATTCATCAAGTTGCAATTAAACAGCTCGGCACTTTATGGCGCAATCCTCTTCCATCTGAATTTGTTTCCTGATATTACTGTTTTGTGCTTTATCCTGAGATTCGGCCCAGTTTTGTTCTCTTTTGAGGATGAAGACGTCATCAGAACAAGCCGAGGCAGAACTTTCCAACAGCACAAATCATCTTTCTCCACATTCCTTATCAGTGGATTTAACTCTGGGTCAGGCGGCACTGGCTTTAGGGCAGTGTAGATATTATCGAGCGTGTAACATAGCACGTTCTCTTCAGCTCACGTTTCATCAACCGAGCCAGTGTTGCACATTTATCTCATGACATCTCCTTTTTCCACAGCTGGGACCATTttcacacacattctttgttgACCTCCTAATCATCATCAAGCCCCTGCGAACAGTGCGAGAAGGAAAATACCATACCTGTGTTTGTTCAAGGCCCGGTGAGACTCCACCTGTTCTTTGCTTGAATCAGAATCTCTTGAAGATGACTTGGTACTGCTGTCCTCTTTGGAGGTTGACTGTTCTGGTTTTCCTCTTGGTTCCAGTTTTGTCAGGGGAAAATCAGACTGGAAACGTCTCTTCCTCAATTCAAGAACAGAACTGACATCTCCCCGAGGAACAGGGTCGCCTAGGCCGAGCCTGGGCTTTATATACGGAGGCAATTTGAGCTTCATGAGGGACTCTGTTCTGACTTGTCTGCTCTTTAGTAGGAAACTTTTATCCCTAAAAGACAAAGGTCTACCACCGAATGGCCTTGCAACATTAAGTGGTTGGGGTCTGTGGTTTTTGGGGTTGCCATAATCCTGTGGAGCGTCTGGTATGCGAATGTCTGATCGCAATCTTTTGCGGGGTCCAGTCTCCTGTGGGTTCTGATGATAGGAAGAAGGCGATGGGCCCCTTTTCCATGAGGGGGACCTTAAAGGGGGCAGGTGAGAGACATCTTGTGCCCTCTCTCTACTGTGGGATCTGCTGCCCTGCCTCTCCCCCGGGCCACGCTGTCGCCTGGAGTCTTGATCAGATGACCACCTGTATTCCATCAAACAAtagaaaaatcattaaaatgataGATCCACTGGCATGTCAAGTGGAAGGTggaattttgctttttttttctcttttcttaaaGCAGCCCCCTTGATAATGCCATGACAGAAAGTTGAGaagtaaaataattaaagataACACTCTTCTCGCTGGCACTGACACCACAATTAGAGAAACTTAATCCCCGCTATTCACTAGCTGTGGCATACCAGAGGTATTCAATACCATCTGTTTGTTTGGGACGCTTGGCAAGCACCAGGTATCCTCTAAAATACTTTTACCCAGCAGGAGGGACCATTACATCACTCTTGTACCTCTCTGGCATTAAGCCTCTCCCATGCATCTCTCTTGGGCTCCTCTGGGAACTAGAGGGCCTGTGTTCTCCATTGTGTGGATGAGAGAATCCTCCATCCTCATTCCAGCGCTTCAGTCCTGTGTACTCATGGTGCCTTTCTCTGGGACTGTAACGAGGGTAGCGATTTCTGTGATCCGGATGCCCAAATGGCGGCTGCCTTTTATGGCCCCTGAAAGAACCACGGGTGGTGGGTGCCGAGTCTGGCCTCCTGTCAGCTGGGTGGTTGTGAAAATGTCTCGAGGATGGTGGCTGGTGATCTGAGGGGTGGGTATGGAAGTGTGGGCCTCTATGGCTGTGGGATCCACGAGTCGGAGTACGACCACATGAGAAATGATGATCGTAGGGGGGGCGGTTCTGCCTCGGTGGAGAAGGCCTCCTCTGGTTATGGTGCGGTTCCATTTTGGGAGGGTATGACTGATAGGAGtcctggtttggtgacctccaGTGATTAAATCGTGACTCCCTATGCTCTCCCATCAACGGCACTCTTCGGACACCCGGAGGTCGTCCCCTTCCTCTGGATTCCCTTGAGTTATAAGGTGCTTTCGTCGAATAATTCTGGTCATCTCTTCTTTTGGAGTCGGGGCTGTAATTTCCTTCATTCGGTCCACTGCTATGACCATCTCTGTAAGGTCTGATTAGGGCACAAGAGGAAAAACTTCAGATCAAAACTCCTGGTGTAGCTATTTTGTACTCTTGAGTACATAAAGCTTAAAAACAAATAGTAAAAAGTAGCTGGGTACAGCTTCACATAAATAACAGATTACCTGGGTTTCAAACGTGGCGGTCCAAAATGTGGTCGAACCATTTTCGGAAGTCGTTGGATGATCTATAAATAAGCATTAACCATTGTGTCATTTACCCTAAGGGTGAACACTCGCCAGAGTATATTCACATATCTGaagaaaaaatagaataatGCAACAAACGCTCACGACGGAAAATGTCTTCGGTTAACACTTTAACGTCTATGTTGGGCACAAAAGCTAAGGGCCAGTTGGTGTGCTACCCTGAAGTTAtgaacagagaggagacagCGGTGCACGGTTAAAAAGCTGTTAAGTACAAGTTTCTGGTATGAAAAATCAAAACGGCAACGCAAACGACACAACTCCCGAGTCTCATTTGCTCTGTAACAGATCGTTAGTGAAACACGGTAGCAACCATGCGGGTTTCGGCAAAACTACcgggaaaaaagaaagggtATTGTTACTAAATAACAACACTTGACTCCCGTAACTATCGAAATCTACCTGAACGAAACTACCACAAGCAAAGTTTGTCTCGTTATGTTAGCGTTGGTCTCAATCCAACCAATAACAGGGCCAACTAGCGTTTGTATTTTTAGACGTACGGTCCTCAGCAAAATGGAATGAACAACCAACGAAAAGGTTACTCCTGCAGacaaattaaaataatacaCAGCCGTTCGGTGACAGTAGAAATGCTGGTACAAATACACAATATTTCCATTGTAGACTGCGGACAACTTCTTGTGTGTTAGCTAACGACCTTATCGCCTCGCCACATTTGCGAAGGCCTGTTCTTTTTTATGTAGCTAGTTGGTAAAGCTACAAACATGCAAGCACATTACGCGTGTACTTACAAAGCTTTTTACAAAGATTTTTTTGCATCGAAAACTGCAATATTTTATTAGACCTTAGGTTAACTCTTAAATCTACTCACCAAATGGCTAATGTGGAAAGAGCTACGTAATGGAACGACGAACTAACTGAGCTGGTTTTGTTACTCGCGGCCTCGACTCGCAGCGTTTCTACCCACAGCGCCGCCCCTGTCTCGGAATGCGAACTGcatctttttggttttttttttttcttcttctttaatttGGGTCAACCTACTGACTTAAAGgcttatataaatataaatctaCATACATCAATGTCGTCCTGGTTTGCAAAATATCAATAAACTAAATGGGGTGGAATTGCTCGTGTCACACCCAACCTCATTTATCCATTCGTGAACCTAGTAAAATGAGTTTGGAAATGCTCCTTGTTTTTAGTTTTCTTAAGGTTGGTCAACATGTCACACAACATTTTGTCATGATTATAACCTATTTAGCTAGACAATTACACAGAATTGTGAATCAAGTGAACTTCAACGATTACATGCCCAAGACTTTTGATAAAAAtgatatatatcatatatatttgCGCGGTCtccaaaacagcagaaatgtctTGCAAGTAAATGTTGCTTTTGACAGGTTGCAACAGTTTGGAAAGTCCCCAGATCCAGCAATTAAGTTGCCATCACTGCAGGAAAGGTAAGGAATGGGAACATTCTGCAATTCTAAACAGTGaattagggatagtatatacgTGGGTAATTATACACCTTTTGCTATATGAGCTAAATTTTAATTTTGTATTTGCCCTACAATTCCTTAACTGGAACAGAAACATGATAATTCAATACATAGATAAATGATAAATGATAGATACCAATGAATAAGAATTCAAACAGAGCATTTTGCAAGAAGAAAAATATATCACATACCAGGGCAAATATTGCAGTAATTATTATGAATTAATTCATTaacataaatacaaacaaaaaatcaTGACACACATATATATGAGAAAATAAAGATCAAATAATGCCAAAATGTATTGAAGGTACTGAAAACTAAATGCAATCACGGATGGTGTTGATCAGACAAACGCAGAacatttttgtttgcttgtttattGTCATTTTACATGAGTAGCCTATGCTAACCATAAAGTTAATGCAAAGCTTAGAGCTGCAAATTTGCTCAATTTTAAAAATCACCCCTATTCAAACAGTACTTTTCTCAAcacaaaacagtttttaaatatGCAATACAGTAAATACCTGCTAATTGGTGAATCTGTAACATACACACAGGAACAGGTTATCTAATGTTTGAGGATTACagtcctttattttattttctaagTGACATTACAAAGCACAAATTAATTAGATTTatattttctgcattttggACATGAGACGATGATGGTTTAGGCATCACAGTTTATACACAATCCTAGAGGGTTTAAACATACACGAGTAAAGGACCCGCACTGAACTTCAGGAAATGATGAGACGCTCTCAAGGTGTCTTCACTAAAATTGCACATGGGTGTAATACTGGAAACGATATCGTCGCATTTTAAAGATTGATGATTGGTTAAGATAATACAGGTGAAGACTTCACTGAATGTCACAAAATTGCAAGAATTAATTCTAATGGCCAATAATTACCGGACCTAAAACGGATTTAACAGATTTTATACTTCAAGAATGCCAAAGTTGGCAAGTAGCCTTTGAATGAAATTACTGTTTAAGATTTAAAGCAATTCAAGTCCTTCAATAAACTTGTTTATGCACGATTTGAATGTGAGATGACATTCAATTCTTTAGTTTTAGAATGTCCCATCTCAGCTGCAGTAAGTGCTAGTTAACAGAACAAAAGAACAGTCATCTGAAGGATGAAGTGAAGGATTGGGAGACTTTGTTATATCTATGGAATTCCTGCAAAGTCGATCATTGCTGCATGCAGGATTAGCATTGCTTGATAAGAGTGATTCTCcaagaacttttatttttagcACGTTTTAGCAGCACTGAATTTCTAACCATCtataaaatgcaaaacattctTTTGGGATTATTTGTGTGAGCATCTAGCTAAAGTTAGGGCATACGAGAACAGAATAATTCCTTTTCTGCCACTGAATTTTATTTAATCTCTGCATCTCTATGGCTATATTCCCATTAATGCAGCCATAAGGAACTAAGTGCTAAGTTTATTTGAGGAGGGAGGTGACATTCCAATGAGCTTTTTGTCCGACACGGGACTAACAACGCCGTGAATAAGGTTCTTGTTGCAGTCACTGATGCTGACCTCGGGGGATAGTTTGGGGCAGGTGAGGCTGCCTGTCAGGTCCATCAGATCCTCCAGAGCTCTGCTGTTACTCACGCTGCTGTGCTGAAACTCACTGACTGGTGAGAATACCGGGATTGAAATAAGATCCTCCCTTGACGTAGGGCTGGAATGCAATCAGAAACATTTCCTAATGGCTCCACTGATCAATCTAATACGAGTGATTGGAACAGCTGGATGACCTACCTGATCTCCATGGACTGCATCTCGTCACATGAATCCTTCACACCCAGAGGCTCCAGCTTGATGACTGGTGTGGACACGAGTCCTCCTGTCAGGTGGGTCCCAACAGGTTTCCCATCCACCCAGAACCCTTCTTTAGCTTTTCCCTCTGGAGCGGACCCACGCGGgctttgctgtgtgtttatccCAGCAGCTGCATGGCCTCTCATCAACGCACTGGCTTCACCATTTGCTGTTCCGTTCATCACGCCTTGTTTTTCCTTCACTTTAGCCTCTTCTGAAAGCTTTGGTGACACCACGCTTATGCGGTCGGTGGTCTTCAGTCTTGCTTGGCTCGCCTGCCctccctgctggaggaggatATCCATCTGTCTGTGCTCATCACTGGTTTTCAGCTTTGCCTCAGCCGTGTTCAGGTGATGACTGTTGTCTTTGGCCAAAAGCTGCTTCTTGTTGTCCTCCTGTGTTGCCTCAGCTGGGTCTTTCTTCACGTGAGCACGTTCTGTCATGCTGACTGTGCTTGGTTCTTTTTGCTCTTTAACCTGGAACTCAACTTTTTGGTTTGCTTGCACATTCATCTGTGTTTTAGATTGAACTGTCTTTTGATCACCTgtggaggataaaaaaaacaacactacTGTGCACTTTAATATATTTAGACCATtcaaccaaaaataaataaaacccactCTTAGATATTGAATGCAATAAATCCACATTTCTGAGATAAGTTCAGCATTTTTGGATTATGTAGTGTTGTGTCACCTCCAAGTTGGTTCTTTTCTCATTCTCATAGTACAGCACATTTATTCTGTTcaattatattttttaaagatgGGGATTTGGGGCACTGGGGTTGACCTGAGGGAACCTTCTCACATCTGCACGCTCGATTTCATCCATTGGATTTTTGTGTGATTCTGAAGGCCAGTTTTGGAGAGAGTCCTGGTTGCTTTCGAACTTCCTCTATTTCGGAATGATGGAGGCCGCTGTGCTCTTGCCACCATTAAGTGCAGCTGGAATACTTTTTGTAGCGCTACTCAGATCGGTGATAATTATGTCGATTATTATTTAAGCTTCAGGTTTTTCTTATTTCAATTTGCAAAAAACAAACTTGGCTCTGAGGGCAACAACCACCCCTGCTGCCTTTGGCACTGTTTCACCCCTGTCCCTGCTTTAGGACTTAGTATTCTTCCAACCTCTTATCACCACTGAGTGGGAATAACACTGGAAAACCTTTGTTGAGTTGGGTCTGACAGCGGTTTTCATCTCATCTTGGGGTGCGTATTCCAAAACCGGTCTCAATTTTTCTCTATCACGTCAAGTTTTTGAAATAAAGGATCCCCTATTGTTCAAAGtatcccctataggatattgataATACGGACATACTGGGAGCTACACACGTCTCATCGCACAGGCTCAATTGTGACTACACAATTTGCCAAATAACTGGAGATGAGTCCAGTCATAATCAGTCTGACTACAGCTAATCAATGGAATTTGGCTAATCCGGAGGGGAAGCTGCGGAGGAAAAACAATGACTGCAGTTTTGGAATCAGTGTGTCACTTTTAGTTTTAATCATCATAAAAATCTAACTCAaccaatcttttttttttttttttcaaattgttccccagtatAATCTAATCTTGTTTGGACTAATCTTGTTATATCTTCAATGATTTtgtgtctcttcctctcatttgtcttttttattttttttactttttaaaaatgctataTAACTTTTGGTTGGAGGTTATCCCATTTGGCTGCATCTCTTCTTTTTTAAGTCTTTAATCATCCTCCTGTGGTTCACCTTTTTGTCCTTACCTTCATTTATATTTGGCTCTGCTCTCCACATATGTTACTGGCTCCTGCCatcttgacctctgacctatgACTGCTTTTACTCACCTCAGaccaaaatgaaaaaataatgaTGTCCTTTTAGGATTATCCAGATGTATTCATGTATTCGTCCCTTTCACTGCTTTACAACATCGAATTAATTTAACGTTGTTTGAGTTTAACATACCTTAGTAATCAATATACTGATGATTTCTTCTATATTTTATCTGCTGCAAAGATGTTTGTTGGCTTTTACAGTGAATTAAATCAGCCTCTGTACAGCTTCTTTACAGTAGGACTGGAACAGTGAGAGTGTTACACTGCAGAGCATTCCCTAAAGGAATCTTCCAAGGGCAATTTTAAGAGCAGATAATTCTACCCTCAGCTCCAAGTGCACTGCATCACAGTATAGAAAATGCAAGATCAGCACTAAGAGGAAAGTCAGCGGCTGTTCCTGCATATTGCAGAAGAATATAAATCCTGCAATatgattctttaaaaaaaaaaaagcatgtccAGAGGTAACTGTTATCCTGAATATTCAAAATCATAATAATCAGAATTACTGCATACAAGGAGAAAAGAATGCAGGCTGAAATTGTGGCATCTGTTGTACTGAAATgccacaaaaaccaaaaactaaAGTCATGCGCTAAGTAAGCTCAAGACAATAAATGAATCACAACATAGGCCAACCATGCcctgtttgcatttttacagctGCAAGGCATACAGAGACGGGTAGAGGAGGCAGGGACGGCAAGCAAACGCAAGTGGCTTTAGGGTGACTGAACAACGCACTAACCTGGAGATAAAACAGGCTTTGtgtccacctgctcctccctctgatTCAGTGCAGAACAGAGACAATCACATCAACATTTGGGGGTAATCAGGACGCAAAACACAAGTCTCACCACCAGTAAAATTTAATTATGAAACAGAAAAGAAGGGTTCTCAAATCAAAGAGAATGATCGCACGATCAGCGGGTGTTTAAAGTGGCACGTCTGTTTGACAGCAGTGTCTCTCTACAGTACCTTCAAGTCTGCTTCCCCTTTTCTAGTTCTCCTCATGATCTCCTCCAGTCTCTGCAACAGAAGATGGAGATGTATTTTATCagaggatggtgtgtgtgtgtgtgtgtgtgtgtgtgtgtgtgtgtgtgtgtgtgtgtgtgggagcagaCCTTTTTTCTTAGttgcctctcttcctcctcctgttgcttctgtATCTCTCTGTCTTGTTGCTGTCGCTCTGCAGTTTCCTGAGCCATTAATtttgctctttctctcttttaaaTCGGGGAGAAAATATTCTGGATTATTTTCCACTGACAACAGGAGGGGcatcaaaacaaaccaaaacccCACGTAAATTAGATATACTGCATGTGGTAGTGGGGGAGGGTAATGACCTCACCTCTTTTTCCAGTTGGGATTGTtgctctttctctttgttttcttggtTCTGTCTGTCAAGTTTCTTCACTTCTCGAGCTTTTGCCTCCTGAAGTTGTTGCTCCTGCAAACGttgcttcctctcctgctcctctctgactCTGCAGTGCATGTAAAGACCGAAAGACCCGTGTCCACTTCATGGTTTCTCTAAGAGACACTTTATTCTGTAAACTCACCTTCTTTCTTCCTCAAGTTCccgctttttttcctccagttccTTCTGTGCTCGGGCCTGACGCCTGCGCTCTGTTAGCATCCTCGTAGCCTCTTCTGCATTCGTTGTGCCAGCCGCAGCTTTCACTGTGCATGGTGCTGATTCAGATAGATATAATGAAAGCTTCGTTAATATGTTCTTAAACTGAATTACATGTAAGAATTCACTTGCATCCTTGTCAGTGGCACCTTGTTTTGACTCTCCATTCTGAGCACTGCCCTGCACCTTCTTCTCAGAGGAATCTGTCTTGAGAGGCGTGTGGTTCTTTCTGTCAGGGGACTGATTTTTGTTCTGTTCAGAAAGGTGGACTTTAGCAGACTTCTCAAAAACTTGACCTTTATTTGGCCCCGATTTGCTCATTTCAACCTTTGCCTCAGCTGGATGCCCGATGTTGTTGTCAGTCGTCTTCTTGTCTGTCATCTGCTGCTTGGTTTCTCTCTCCACAgtcttctcttctgctctcctgTCACTGGTTGAATATTTTGGCGGATATCTTGTTGGAGAGTAATGTGTGTTGCCTGGAGACTGAGAGCGCAACTTAGATCCCaatctgcaaaaacacacagctgatgtttcatCTGAGAATTTAAGACATTTTACCCGCATGTTTCAGTTCCACAACACAAATATGGTCTCACTTGGAAGTGGGTGCCAAGTGTTTAGTGACACTAGCAGGAGATTCAGATCTTCTTATGGGGGATACACAACCGGGAGATGCAGTTCTTCTCTCTCTACGCAGCCTTTCTTTCTAAACATTTAACGTGGACAAGAAACATAAGCTGCCCACTGTGTTCTGACACTGGCAGGTGAGGTGTGAAGGTGTACAAACGCCAACCTTGGGGGTATTAGGAGTAGACTGAGAGCCTCCCAGATGAAATCCAGCTCTGCTGTGATCTGCAGGGTTGAGTGAGCTGCGGAGAGGGGACCTGTGTGGGCTGCAGGGCGCTGCAGGATAACAAACAATGGACTTTTCAAGGTAAATGACAGTTAAAGAAAGTGACAGACGAATGATAAATGGTCAGTGGGCGTAGGTGGACAGTGTGTGCCGCATCCAGTTGAAGCTCAGTTTTAAGAGACGGTCAGACGACGTTGCAGAAAAGATACATAGGAGAACACCTTGCGTCGGACGTTGCAGTAGTTTGAAGTTATTGAATGTTAAATGATGAATATGGCTGCACATCAGTTTTACAATATTTGTTGCAGCAAAGTGTCAAAGTGGTCATAATGAAATGAGCACTTAATTTCAAACACAATTGGGCTAAATGCTGCTTTATAAAGAAAGAGAGGCAAGTACTTTCCTACAAAGAATGatgcattcacacacatgccAGCATGCCAGCTATTAATAATAATCCCTAACTCAATTTCCAACATTTGCGGCATGTGACACTATGACTGAACATTGATATAAACTTAAAACCAGACTATCTACCCCGCCAGGTCATCCATCACCCTTCTCCGCCGTATTATCTCTAAAGAGTGCAGCCATCCCAGTGGGAGGTCTGTATCTGTGTCTATTTTAGTGCACATACTTCTATTCTAGGTCATGTGAAATTAATCTCTGAAATGGCCTCCTGCAAGGATGCAGTCAGTGCCATTTATCCGCTTAGATTTGGAAACCTAACCCGACTTTAtaacagaacaaacaaatccATCTTCAAACCTTGAGAAAGGAGCCGTGTGGGAGGGAACATTGAGAATTTCCAAAAGACCCATTCATCTTTTCCTAGTTCCTGTTCCGGAGATAATTAATCCGGGGAATTGAGCTGATTTGAGTCAGACACACAGCAATGCTGGGCTGACAGATATATTTGATCAATTTAAATCGGTTTCCTTCAAAATAATGCCTTTTGCACgatacagaaacaaacacaacatgcaCACATGACAGTGAGAGGACAATTGTTTCCGGTTGAAATGTCAGGTCCAGCCTAAGACAAGCAAACACTGAGACGCTAACGGTTGGACAAACAGGAAGGGAGAAACATTTGGGTGGGCAAAAGTGGGGGCTTAACTTTACCAGATTCGCTGACGGCAGGAAGGGGGGAGGCAATGCCATGGGGGAAGGCGGAGGTGGCAGAAAAAGGGAGTGGGACATTCTCACTTTCACCTACAGGCAGCAggcggagcagagcagagcagaggtgagCAGTCAGAGTtaggaacatttttttttttttaaaaacaactccTCATCCTCATTTAGAGCTGGATGATAACTGAGATTATAGGATGTGTAACTCTATCTTTTCTCTATAAGGAGTAACACTTTGTGGTTTCTTCAGAAGCCAGTCTtaaacaagacacacacactcacaatgaAATGAAGTGATACAACAAACTGCAATTATTTCAAATCCTGCTGCCTTGTTGCTAGTCGCTGTCCTGTTACAGCCAAAATAATGGCAAGGTTAGAAATGTTTTACCAGCTCCTGCCGGGAAGCCTCTGCTCCAGCGTTTATTccgctgctccagctgaaggcTTCGCTCCATTGAACGTCTCATTAGGGCTTCCAACCGCTCCTAGGTGCACCACAACAGAGTTTTATTTAATACCCTGACTGCTTTCTTGCCCTTTTAAccataaaaaaacaatttaagaTGAATTGCATTGGTCAGATTTCTCATTaggggcggcacggtggtgtggtggttagcactgtagcaagaaggccccgggttcgatccccggttgggactgaggctggggactttctgtgtggagtttgcatgttctccctgtgcctgtgtgggttctctccgggtactccggcttcctcccacagtccaaagacatgcatgattggggattaggctaattggaaactctaaattgcccgtaggtgtgagtgtgagagagaatggttgtttgtctatatgtgttagccctgcgattgactggcgtccagtccagggtgtaccctgccttggcccattgtgctgggataggctccagtccccccacaaccctcagtggaggaacaagcggtagaaagtgagtgagtgagtgagattTCTTATTAATTCTGCCGACCCTTTCCTCCTcgagctgctgcctcctcttctcctccaccgcAGCCCTGCGGAGCTCCT is a window of Takifugu flavidus isolate HTHZ2018 chromosome 14, ASM371156v2, whole genome shotgun sequence DNA encoding:
- the map7d2a gene encoding MAP7 domain-containing protein 2a isoform X4, whose protein sequence is MAKAVAPSTTLTAEKISSPSINLLPDKRSPTNAHSSPSRSAKTNLMNTEKKPQVNGYASPSHLSSNISNQAAKQIVEGYLRTDDRMRLAKERREERERSLAAREQLIREKERRARLQYERTVEERWRRLEEQRHKEELRRAAVEEKRRQQLEEERERLEALMRRSMERSLQLEQRNKRWSRGFPAGAAPCSPHRSPLRSSLNPADHSRAGFHLGGSQSTPNTPKKERLRRERRTASPGCVSPIRRSESPASVTKHLAPTSKLGSKLRSQSPGNTHYSPTRYPPKYSTSDRRAEEKTVERETKQQMTDKKTTDNNIGHPAEAKVEMSKSGPNKGQVFEKSAKVHLSEQNKNQSPDRKNHTPLKTDSSEKKVQGSAQNGESKQAPCTVKAAAGTTNAEEATRMLTERRRQARAQKELEEKKRELEEERRVREEQERKQRLQEQQLQEAKAREVKKLDRQNQENKEKEQQSQLEKERERAKLMAQETAERQQQDREIQKQQEEEERQLRKKRLEEIMRRTRKGEADLKREEQVDTKPVLSPGDQKTVQSKTQMNVQANQKVEFQVKEQKEPSTVSMTERAHVKKDPAEATQEDNKKQLLAKDNSHHLNTAEAKLKTSDEHRQMDILLQQGGQASQARLKTTDRISVVSPKLSEEAKVKEKQGVMNGTANGEASALMRGHAAAGINTQQSPRGSAPEGKAKEGFWVDGKPVGTHLTGGLVSTPVIKLEPLGVKDSCDEMQSMEISPTSREDLISIPVFSPVSEFQHSSVSNSRALEDLMDLTGSLTCPKLSPEVSISDCNKNLIHGVVSPVSDKKLIGMSPPSSNKLST
- the map7d2a gene encoding MAP7 domain-containing protein 2a isoform X3, translating into MAKAVAPSTTLTAEKISSPSINLLPDKRSPTNAHSSPSRSAKTNLMNTEKKPQVNGYASPSHLSSNISNQAAKQIVEGYLRTDDRMRLAKERREERERSLAAREQLIREKERRARLQYERTVEERWRRLEEQRHKEELRRAAVEEKRRQQLEEERERLEALMRRSMERSLQLEQRNKRWSRGFPAGAGESENVPLPFSATSAFPHGIASPLPAVSESAPCSPHRSPLRSSLNPADHSRAGFHLGGSQSTPNTPKKERLRRERRTASPGCVSPIRRSESPASVTKHLAPTSKLGSKLRSQSPGNTHYSPTRYPPKYSTSDRRAEEKTVERETKQQMTDKKTTDNNIGHPAEAKSPDRKNHTPLKTDSSEKKVQGSAQNGESKQAPCTVKAAAGTTNAEEATRMLTERRRQARAQKELEEKKRELEEERRVREEQERKQRLQEQQLQEAKAREVKKLDRQNQENKEKEQQSQLEKERERAKLMAQETAERQQQDREIQKQQEEEERQLRKKRLEEIMRRTRKGEADLKREEQVDTKPVLSPGDQKTVQSKTQMNVQANQKVEFQVKEQKEPSTVSMTERAHVKKDPAEATQEDNKKQLLAKDNSHHLNTAEAKLKTSDEHRQMDILLQQGGQASQARLKTTDRISVVSPKLSEEAKVKEKQGVMNGTANGEASALMRGHAAAGINTQQSPRGSAPEGKAKEGFWVDGKPVGTHLTGGLVSTPVIKLEPLGVKDSCDEMQSMEISPTSREDLISIPVFSPVSEFQHSSVSNSRALEDLMDLTGSLTCPKLSPEVSISDCNKNLIHGVVSPVSDKKLIGMSPPSSNKLST